The Chitinophaga caeni genome segment TTGGCTCAAATATGCCACCAGGAAAGGTATTTTGAAGATCAGGTTGGCCGTGGTGCCGTCCTGCATGGTTTTACCGTTCAATGTTAACCAAAGGCGCAAGTTATTTACATCCTTGATCTCATCCTTAGTAACCAACCAAGGGCCTAATGGAGCGAAGGTATCATTGCTTTTACCTTTTACCCATTGACCGCCGCGCTCCAACTGGAAAGCTCTTTCGGAATAATCATTATGCAAGCAGTAACCGGCCACGTAATCCATCGCGTTTTCCTCGTTGACATAACTGGCTTTCTTACCGATCACAACAGCTAGCTCGACCTCCCAATCCGTTTTTTCAGAACCCTTGGGAATGACCAATGCATCATTTGGACCTACGAGAGAAGAAGTTGATTTGAAAAATACGATCGGCTCTTTAGGAATCGCGGCATTGGTTTCCTTGGCATGGTCGGCATAGTTTAAACCGATACATACTATTTTAGATGGCCTTTGAATAGGCGATCCGATCCTCGCATCTGCCGGAACTGCCGGGCAAGATGATTTATTTTGTTCCCACCAGCCAGCTAATCTTTCAAGGCCAGCAGTTTCAAAAAATCTTTCACCGAAATCTTCACCGAAGGCAGACACATCAAATGTTCCCGCCCCGGTAACCACGGCCGGTTTTTCTGAACCCGGCGTTCCGAACCTAGTTAGTTTCATATCTTTTATTAACTTTTTCTAAAAAATCTAATTTGTTTGGCGCCGAGCCTGCCATCCTTTACCCAGATATCAAGCACTTCCATAAATTGTTCGCCGGCTTTAAACCCGAACATCACGCGGTCGTCTTTATCGACCCGGATCGTTGGAACGGCTCCCGGCGGCACGATCGTGCCTTTATTTAAATCGGCGCCGCCGAAAGAATAATGCACCATGATGGAATCATCAACATTCGTTTTCATCGTAAAAACTTTAAAGTCGCTGATGATGCTACCGGATTGTATCTCCTTGCTGTAGCCGGTTACGAAAGAAGCATTTTTATTCGGCTGGCCAAATCCTTTTACCTCTTCAACATAAGTCCAGATTTCTTTCGGCGGAGAGTTATGGTGCAAAATCCTCATGATACCATCTTTTTCGAAAGCGTGGTAATAACGTGTTTGCTTATTCTCTTTTAAAAGAGCTATGTAAGCGCTGTTGGGCTTATCCCACAGCACGCTGTATAGTTCAGCTTCATTATATCCCTGGGCCACTTTCAGGTCGAAAGTTTCCTCTTTGTCTTTACCGTTCAAGCTAAACTTGATATGCACTTTCTGTTCATCTTCATCCATACCCGTGATAGCAACAGCAACCGTTCCGGCAGGTGTTGCAGGTTTGAATTTCAGTGTGTCTTCTCCTTTCTGATCGCTCTTGGAGGATGAGTTGCAAGCCATGGAAAAGCTAACAACAACAGCCATCAAAAGCCAAGCTAAATGTTTCATTGGAATTTGATTTTGTTAGATAATATCCGACAAATCTATTAATTATTCAAGCGAATAAAGCCGCCGTCTATCGGATAATCGCAACCAGTAATGAATCCAGCTTCGTCAGAGCACAGGTAAAGCGCTTGGTAAGCAATCTCGGTAGGCTTAGCCATCCTACCGATCGGCTGTGTCTTAGACAGCTTTTCGAACATCTCTGCTTCTTTACCCGGGTAATTTTTGGAGATAAATCCGTCTACGAAAGGTGTGTGTACCCTGGCCGGGGAAATACAATTGCAACGTATATGGTATGGTAAATAATCTTTTGCGACGGATAAAGTCATTGTCAGCACGGCGCCCTTACTCATAGAATAAGCAAATCGATCCGGGATGCCTACGCTGCTGGCAATGGAAGCCACGTTAAGAATTACGCCGCTATCCTGTTGCTTCATCTGTTCGATGACAGCTAGCATGCAATTATAAGTTCCTTTTACATTGACTTGGTAAACCCTGTCAAAATCTTCTTCCGCCGTGGTGTCCAATTTACCAATATGGGCGATACCCGCACAGTTTACTAATATATCAATCCGACCCTGCCCGGATATAATTTGCTGCATAACTGCTTTTACATCCGTTTGACTGGCCACGTTACATTTATGGTAAGCAGCCTTGTAGCCATCTTGTAAAATGTTGGCCAAGGTCTCGGTACCGGCAGTTTCATTTAGTTCGATAATATTTACGAAAGCGCCTTGCGCAGCGAAACACTGCGAAATTGCTTGCCCGATACCACTTCCGCCGCCCGTAATTACGGCTACTTTTCCATCTAACCTAAACAGATTCATTACACCTTGATTTAAGGGTTCTAAAATACCTAAATAATAAGCCTGCAACAATTGTTTTTTACCCGTATATTGTACTTTCTTGACTAATTTTTATTAATTCAACCAATTGAACGTGAAAAAGATACCTATCCTCTGCCTTTTTCTGATTTGCCGGTATGCATTTG includes the following:
- a CDS encoding fumarylacetoacetate hydrolase family protein — its product is MKLTRFGTPGSEKPAVVTGAGTFDVSAFGEDFGERFFETAGLERLAGWWEQNKSSCPAVPADARIGSPIQRPSKIVCIGLNYADHAKETNAAIPKEPIVFFKSTSSLVGPNDALVIPKGSEKTDWEVELAVVIGKKASYVNEENAMDYVAGYCLHNDYSERAFQLERGGQWVKGKSNDTFAPLGPWLVTKDEIKDVNNLRLWLTLNGKTMQDGTTANLIFKIPFLVAYLSQFMTLLPGDVISTGTPAGVGLGMNPNVYIKAGDVIELGIDGLGTSKQVAEAYQ
- a CDS encoding SDR family NAD(P)-dependent oxidoreductase, with the translated sequence MFRLDGKVAVITGGGSGIGQAISQCFAAQGAFVNIIELNETAGTETLANILQDGYKAAYHKCNVASQTDVKAVMQQIISGQGRIDILVNCAGIAHIGKLDTTAEEDFDRVYQVNVKGTYNCMLAVIEQMKQQDSGVILNVASIASSVGIPDRFAYSMSKGAVLTMTLSVAKDYLPYHIRCNCISPARVHTPFVDGFISKNYPGKEAEMFEKLSKTQPIGRMAKPTEIAYQALYLCSDEAGFITGCDYPIDGGFIRLNN